From the genome of Ignavibacteriales bacterium, one region includes:
- a CDS encoding ABC transporter permease, whose translation MIKYHELTTELFKTFLKLRHVGSVLGMFWSLLNPFLYIGTYYVVFTYFIKMGLENYHLFLIPGFLAWNFTLGSLISSSESIIQSKYLISKIAFPNEILTLVNVALNLFDFLISIIIYLVVISFIPGTFQFSYSLLFLPLIIIIQILFTTGIGFLIACSSVYFRDIPKLVQLGGTILFFFTPIFYSLTTIPENFRRIISLNPMTQIIGFYHDVLYFHRLPNALTLLVSLTLSTAVFLAGYIVFNKFKHSFAELS comes from the coding sequence TTGATAAAGTACCACGAACTTACAACAGAACTTTTTAAAACTTTCTTAAAATTACGTCACGTTGGCTCAGTGCTTGGGATGTTCTGGAGTTTGTTAAATCCATTTCTTTATATCGGAACTTACTATGTTGTGTTTACATACTTTATCAAAATGGGATTGGAGAATTATCATTTGTTCCTGATTCCCGGATTTTTAGCCTGGAATTTTACATTAGGTTCCTTGATAAGTTCAAGTGAATCCATTATTCAAAGCAAATATTTAATCTCTAAAATAGCTTTTCCAAATGAAATTTTAACTTTAGTAAATGTAGCTCTTAATCTTTTTGATTTTCTTATTTCCATTATTATTTACCTTGTTGTCATCTCTTTTATTCCAGGAACATTCCAATTTTCATATTCACTTTTATTTCTTCCATTGATAATTATAATCCAAATATTGTTTACAACTGGAATAGGATTTTTAATAGCCTGCTCCTCCGTTTACTTTAGGGATATTCCAAAATTAGTACAGCTTGGTGGAACAATTTTATTCTTTTTTACGCCAATTTTTTATTCGTTAACAACCATACCTGAAAACTTTAGAAGAATAATCAGCTTAAATCCTATGACACAAATTATTGGATTCTACCATGATGTGCTGTATTTCCATCGATTACCAAATGCATTAACATTATTAGTGTCTCTTACTTTATCAACAGCGGTTTTCTTGGCAGGGTACATCGTATTCAATAAATTCAAACACAGTTTTGCCGAATTATCTTAA
- a CDS encoding ABC transporter ATP-binding protein, giving the protein MNNLALEISGLTKRFRWYERSRSLKESFTRILKPPKEKWEWDVLKNISINIEKGEKVGIIGKNGSGKSTLLKIITGIHLPSAGKINVHSERMLALIELGIGFYSDLTGRENISLNWVFNGLPKSLLKERFDEIVEFSGVKEFLDTPLKYYSSGMITRLGFSVAIHANPDLLIVDEVLAVGDIEFQQQCYAKIKEVCDSGTTLILVSHNMSDIVKVCDRAIWLDKGEIVNDGPAKETIKSYLHNFDEVYQEDLEFE; this is encoded by the coding sequence ATGAATAACTTAGCATTAGAAATTAGCGGACTAACAAAAAGATTCCGTTGGTACGAGCGGAGCAGATCATTAAAAGAAAGCTTTACGCGAATATTAAAACCGCCAAAAGAAAAATGGGAATGGGATGTTCTAAAAAATATTTCCATTAATATTGAGAAAGGTGAGAAGGTTGGAATTATAGGCAAAAACGGAAGTGGAAAATCTACGCTGTTAAAAATCATCACTGGTATTCATTTACCTTCCGCGGGCAAAATTAATGTTCATTCCGAAAGAATGCTTGCATTGATAGAGCTTGGAATTGGTTTTTATTCTGATTTAACCGGAAGAGAGAATATAAGTCTTAACTGGGTTTTTAACGGTTTGCCAAAATCATTATTGAAAGAAAGATTTGATGAAATTGTAGAATTCTCCGGTGTAAAAGAATTTCTGGATACACCGTTGAAATACTATTCCTCTGGAATGATTACACGGCTTGGTTTCTCAGTAGCAATTCACGCAAACCCAGATTTGTTGATCGTTGACGAAGTTCTTGCAGTTGGTGATATAGAATTTCAACAGCAATGCTATGCAAAAATTAAAGAGGTATGCGATTCTGGAACAACTCTAATTTTAGTCTCTCATAATATGAGTGACATTGTTAAAGTTTGCGATAGAGCTATTTGGTTGGACAAAGGTGAGATTGTTAATGATGGTCCTGCTAAGGAAACAATTAAAAGTTACTTGCACAATTTCGACGAAGTTTACCAGGAAGATTTGGAATTCGAATGA
- a CDS encoding glycosyltransferase: protein MSKTIQSSNRIAVREIDIENIEKEIGSLADYQKAFFVFRYKDAVIGRETFQIRNGRIDLEEVRDYVARQAMPVWKKFVEKFNPAKRINPFVSVVVCSHDRTDELEFCLESLMNLEYYNKEIIIVDSAPSNDSTFQLVQRFSDVYYFKETQIGLDIARNVGLRIAKGEIVAFTDDDARVDPNWLDNLVQNFANPIVGVVTGITMPVELETDAQIYFEYTNGFNRGFYRCEYDFNKINPIAAGKVGAGVNMAIRKSILDEVGYFDEALDGGMPTCSGGDQEYFYRVLIHGFRIIYEPTALVWHRHRRDFLSLKKTIYGYGVGVFAWWTRALIYEKEFKLLILAPTWFLRHHVLNMIKSLVKNKIARELAIAEFKGAITGSLKYFKTKRKLDRKKIIPSEKLLPSKLAKEVLELE, encoded by the coding sequence ATGAGCAAAACAATTCAATCATCAAATAGAATTGCAGTCCGCGAAATAGATATTGAAAATATCGAAAAAGAGATTGGGAGTTTAGCTGATTATCAGAAAGCATTTTTTGTATTTCGCTATAAAGATGCTGTAATTGGACGAGAGACATTTCAAATAAGAAATGGAAGAATTGATTTAGAAGAAGTGCGTGACTATGTGGCGAGACAAGCGATGCCAGTCTGGAAAAAATTTGTAGAAAAATTTAATCCTGCAAAGCGAATAAATCCATTTGTTTCTGTTGTTGTTTGTTCTCACGATAGGACTGATGAATTGGAATTCTGCCTGGAAAGTCTGATGAATCTTGAATATTATAACAAGGAAATCATCATAGTGGATAGTGCGCCAAGCAATGATTCAACATTCCAATTAGTACAAAGATTTTCTGATGTTTATTATTTCAAAGAAACACAGATTGGTTTGGATATTGCGCGAAATGTTGGATTGCGGATTGCAAAAGGAGAAATAGTTGCCTTTACAGATGATGATGCAAGAGTAGACCCAAATTGGCTGGATAATCTTGTTCAGAATTTTGCTAATCCGATAGTTGGAGTTGTTACTGGAATAACAATGCCTGTTGAACTTGAAACTGATGCACAGATTTATTTTGAATATACAAATGGTTTTAACCGTGGTTTTTACAGATGTGAATATGATTTCAATAAAATTAATCCCATTGCTGCCGGAAAAGTTGGCGCCGGTGTTAATATGGCAATCCGTAAAAGTATTTTAGATGAAGTTGGATATTTTGATGAAGCTCTTGATGGTGGTATGCCTACCTGCAGCGGAGGCGATCAGGAATATTTTTACCGTGTTCTTATTCATGGATTCAGAATTATTTACGAACCTACTGCTTTAGTTTGGCATCGGCACAGAAGAGATTTTCTTTCTTTAAAGAAAACAATCTATGGTTATGGAGTTGGTGTTTTTGCCTGGTGGACAAGAGCCCTGATTTATGAAAAAGAATTTAAACTTTTGATTCTGGCTCCAACCTGGTTTTTACGACATCACGTTTTGAATATGATAAAATCGCTTGTAAAGAATAAAATAGCCCGGGAACTTGCCATTGCTGAATTTAAAGGAGCAATTACTGGCTCACTAAAATATTTTAAAACTAAACGAAAATTAGACAGAAAGAAAATTATTCCAAGCGAAAAACTATTGCCAAGTAAATTAGCCAAAGAAGTGTTGGAGCTTGAATGA
- a CDS encoding glycosyltransferase: protein MISIIIPTHNRIKMLLKVLDAFENQEAIEQTYEIIVVADSCSDDTVNVIEANKLKFSYDIKLVEHNYGSAAVSRNLGAKQAIGDLLVFIDDDVVPERNFLSAHLQNQNENTVVLGYSKPVLPKTPSLWQYRARRWWEDRFFEMNQPGHRFNFKDFFSGNFSISASQFNLIGGFDESLKRLEDYEFGLRLIKNGIHFAFSTEAVGLHYETNDLRQWLDRLRHDGEANYKMATVHPELKTTLFSETLNLPGVYKTIQNQTKSLAFRKNYFADKIESILYQFVLILEKMRLRGIWEKIVGALMEYNFWRGVANEVSSKNEFSNLMNEVNSQILISDDLPQIEFTDLFADSFQNDISEEANSKGLQITYYGKTICSFAPTPGSESLQNHHIVPMLYSKLKNIFSPELAISMINEKRMLVN, encoded by the coding sequence ATGATAAGCATAATTATTCCAACTCATAATAGAATTAAAATGCTGCTAAAGGTATTAGATGCATTTGAAAACCAGGAAGCAATTGAACAGACTTATGAAATAATTGTTGTTGCAGATTCCTGTAGTGATGACACTGTAAACGTGATAGAAGCAAACAAATTGAAGTTTTCTTACGATATTAAACTGGTTGAACACAATTACGGTAGTGCAGCGGTCTCCAGAAATTTAGGTGCGAAACAGGCAATTGGTGATCTCCTGGTTTTTATTGATGACGATGTAGTCCCGGAAAGAAATTTTCTCTCTGCTCATTTGCAAAATCAAAATGAAAATACTGTGGTACTTGGATATTCAAAACCAGTTCTACCTAAGACTCCATCATTATGGCAGTATAGAGCAAGAAGATGGTGGGAAGATAGGTTCTTCGAAATGAATCAACCTGGTCATCGGTTTAATTTCAAAGATTTCTTTAGTGGAAATTTTTCAATCTCAGCTTCTCAGTTCAATTTGATTGGTGGGTTCGATGAATCTTTAAAGCGATTGGAAGACTACGAATTTGGTTTACGTTTAATTAAAAATGGAATACACTTTGCATTTTCTACAGAAGCCGTTGGTTTGCATTATGAAACAAATGATTTACGCCAATGGTTAGATAGATTACGACACGATGGTGAAGCAAATTATAAAATGGCTACAGTTCATCCTGAACTTAAAACAACTTTATTTTCAGAAACTTTAAATCTCCCAGGTGTTTACAAAACAATTCAAAACCAAACCAAATCCTTAGCCTTTAGAAAAAATTATTTTGCTGATAAAATAGAAAGTATTCTTTACCAATTCGTTTTGATTCTTGAAAAAATGCGGTTACGAGGAATATGGGAAAAAATTGTTGGTGCTTTAATGGAATATAATTTCTGGCGTGGGGTAGCAAATGAAGTTTCTTCAAAAAACGAATTTTCCAATCTGATGAATGAAGTAAATTCTCAAATTTTAATTTCAGATGATTTGCCCCAAATCGAATTCACCGATTTATTTGCGGACAGCTTTCAAAATGACATTTCAGAAGAAGCAAATAGTAAAGGATTACAAATTACTTATTATGGGAAAACTATTTGCTCATTCGCTCCAACTCCTGGGTCAGAGTCTCTTCAAAATCACCACATTGTACCGATGCTTTACTCCAAGTTGAAAAATATATTTTCACCAGAATTGGCTATAAGTATGATTAATGAAAAAAGGATGCTGGTTAATTGA
- a CDS encoding glycosyltransferase, translating to MKTKIVDIDLSEVINPIFVEKRFEELLLVAMWKHKPLGKLVMEIPTNRAFDEDQIFEILAEDFGDKLWEEEISGRLRDINSTKLNELPGISVIVCSRDRAEWLRRCLESLKNLDYQKYEVVVVDNCTKDSSTFNVVKESGFRYVKESKPGLDWARNKGIEEANYNLVAFIDDDAIASKGWLNGIEKAFENEEIMAVTGLVLPAELETEAQSNFEIYGGMSKGFSGFTIRKENLNYKTRFWSSSWGVGANMAFRKILFNKIGLFDVALDVGTPTAGGGDIEFFQRVVSSGYILRYEPSALVKHFHRKDDISLKNQIFNNGKSFPAYLISVFKNIKQNRMNLVWFAFYSWFLRWLLFRLIKSNLTLDRKTFFFAFTEMRGTLGSLKAYYQSRLSTKKLVKVL from the coding sequence TTGAAAACGAAAATTGTAGATATTGATTTAAGTGAAGTTATCAATCCGATTTTTGTAGAGAAAAGGTTTGAAGAATTGCTTTTAGTTGCTATGTGGAAACATAAACCATTGGGAAAATTAGTAATGGAAATTCCAACGAACAGAGCATTTGATGAAGATCAGATTTTTGAAATTTTAGCTGAAGATTTCGGTGATAAATTATGGGAAGAGGAAATTTCAGGAAGATTGAGAGATATCAATTCAACAAAACTAAATGAGTTACCAGGAATTTCGGTTATTGTTTGTTCAAGAGATAGAGCGGAATGGTTAAGAAGATGTTTGGAAAGTCTTAAAAATTTAGATTACCAGAAATATGAAGTGGTTGTTGTTGATAATTGCACAAAGGATTCTTCAACATTTAATGTGGTTAAAGAAAGCGGATTCAGATATGTTAAAGAAAGCAAACCCGGACTTGATTGGGCACGAAACAAAGGAATTGAAGAAGCTAATTACAATCTGGTTGCTTTTATAGATGACGATGCGATTGCAAGTAAAGGTTGGCTTAATGGTATTGAAAAAGCATTTGAGAATGAAGAGATAATGGCAGTTACTGGATTGGTTCTGCCCGCAGAATTAGAAACAGAAGCTCAGTCAAATTTTGAAATTTATGGTGGGATGAGCAAAGGCTTTTCCGGATTTACTATTAGAAAAGAAAATTTGAATTATAAAACCCGTTTTTGGTCAAGTTCCTGGGGTGTGGGTGCCAACATGGCTTTTAGGAAAATATTGTTTAATAAAATTGGATTGTTTGATGTTGCTCTTGATGTTGGAACTCCCACAGCCGGTGGAGGAGATATCGAGTTCTTTCAAAGGGTTGTATCTTCCGGTTACATACTTAGATATGAACCATCTGCTTTAGTTAAACATTTTCACAGAAAGGATGATATTTCTTTGAAGAATCAGATTTTTAATAATGGAAAATCTTTTCCAGCATATTTAATTTCTGTTTTTAAAAATATAAAACAGAACCGAATGAACCTTGTTTGGTTTGCTTTCTACAGTTGGTTCTTAAGGTGGCTATTATTCCGACTAATAAAATCAAATTTAACTTTGGATAGGAAAACATTTTTCTTTGCGTTTACAGAAATGAGAGGAACGTTGGGTTCATTAAAAGCATATTATCAATCTCGTTTATCCACAAAAAAATTAGTAAAGGTTTTATAA
- a CDS encoding glycosyltransferase produces MKTKVAKESKTKLAILIILGIISSFYFFSWWFQENRFLNPLFMILFILAFLYTCTQVYSVWYIILHAKFPSFKEYVGNYTVDVFVPTFKEPIWLIEKAVSAAVGIEYPHKTYLIDDGNNPEHKQIAAKFGAIYITRQNNLHNKAGNINNALNESSGELVAIFDIDHVPATNYLSRSVGRFNNPKIGAVQILLDHYNSEDGFVAAACSELNDDFFGPSTLGMNGCGCTTVFGSNAIFRRKALQSINGYIPGLAEDLNTSITLHSAGWETDYVPEVLAKGLVPTDVTSFFKQQLKWSRGVFDTLLNVYPKLARKLEFNKQVCYLTRMTYYTAGPVVGLHILATLVALLGISELATSYFSNYLFHSIPFLFFFIYIHQFAGKNYTIKPATKGFRLRGIILVFGTWPIYTISFLYALFGIRIPFMETPKIQRKRRFFKLIMPQIVVVILLIALAAFNFLTEDRISSTLIINIFALGLAFVHLGLFYAVWEDWKRNKSIIQIPELVPQLSYNNPGKRSFKTFSKKQVL; encoded by the coding sequence GTGAAAACTAAAGTTGCAAAAGAAAGCAAAACTAAATTAGCGATACTAATTATTTTGGGTATAATTAGTTCCTTTTATTTTTTTAGCTGGTGGTTCCAGGAAAACCGGTTTCTTAATCCTTTGTTTATGATTTTATTTATACTGGCATTTTTATACACCTGTACTCAAGTTTATTCCGTTTGGTATATAATACTTCATGCCAAATTTCCATCATTTAAAGAATATGTTGGAAATTATACTGTGGATGTTTTTGTTCCAACTTTTAAAGAACCAATCTGGTTAATTGAAAAAGCAGTAAGCGCCGCAGTTGGAATAGAATATCCTCATAAAACTTACCTTATTGATGATGGAAATAATCCTGAACACAAACAGATTGCTGCAAAGTTTGGTGCAATTTATATTACTCGCCAAAACAATCTGCACAATAAAGCCGGAAATATAAATAATGCCTTAAATGAATCGAGTGGAGAATTAGTTGCGATTTTTGATATTGATCATGTACCCGCAACTAATTATTTATCCAGGTCAGTTGGTAGATTTAATAATCCTAAAATTGGTGCTGTACAAATTCTTTTAGATCATTACAATTCAGAAGATGGATTTGTAGCTGCTGCTTGCTCAGAATTGAATGATGATTTTTTTGGTCCATCAACGCTTGGTATGAATGGATGTGGTTGTACTACAGTTTTTGGAAGTAATGCAATTTTCAGAAGGAAGGCATTACAATCAATTAATGGTTACATACCTGGCTTAGCAGAAGATTTAAATACTTCCATAACCTTGCATTCTGCTGGATGGGAAACAGATTATGTACCGGAAGTTCTTGCAAAAGGTTTGGTTCCAACAGATGTAACTTCTTTCTTCAAGCAGCAACTCAAATGGTCAAGAGGTGTATTCGATACTTTGTTAAATGTTTATCCAAAACTTGCTCGTAAATTAGAATTTAATAAACAGGTTTGTTACCTAACCAGAATGACTTATTATACTGCTGGACCAGTTGTTGGATTACATATTTTGGCAACCTTAGTTGCATTGCTTGGAATTTCGGAATTAGCTACTTCATATTTTTCTAACTATTTGTTTCACTCGATACCATTTCTTTTCTTCTTTATTTATATACATCAATTCGCAGGAAAAAATTATACAATAAAACCAGCAACAAAAGGATTTCGTTTAAGGGGAATTATTCTTGTTTTCGGAACGTGGCCTATTTATACAATCTCCTTTCTTTACGCTTTATTCGGTATTAGAATTCCATTTATGGAAACGCCAAAGATTCAACGTAAAAGAAGATTTTTTAAATTAATTATGCCCCAGATAGTTGTAGTTATTTTATTGATTGCACTTGCTGCATTTAATTTTTTAACTGAAGATAGAATATCCTCAACACTTATAATAAACATTTTTGCTTTAGGATTAGCGTTTGTACACCTTGGACTTTTTTATGCCGTATGGGAAGATTGGAAGAGGAATAAATCGATTATTCAAATTCCTGAATTAGTGCCGCAGTTAAGCTATAACAATCCTGGCAAGAGGTCATTTAAAACATTTTCTAAAAAACAAGTTCTGTAA
- a CDS encoding toxin-antitoxin system YwqK family antitoxin, with the protein MKFNIRLIMLFLQLVTILVFSQEKDFEIKKTYFPNGTVKTEGEYRLGKREGIFKEFYDDGKLWKDWQFVDDKEEGIHRWYFKSGKVQLEWNYIHGKLEGISNWFYETGELLAAQNYINDKLEGITKTYYKSGALMGLWNYKGGRLDGLSQTFFENGKVEVERHYGDGRMEGPNRVYFDFGKLALEANYKNDKLDGTSKLFYPDGSTKVIDSYIDGQIIKRIRYDIVGKFDKVEETFKDYYDNGYLKSETNFKDGVKHGLNKSYYPDGYIESEYNYNKGRLDSTCIAYYDSGTVKSIMKFDNDLKFGVNQEFNKEGILLLEMNYNKGVLVGISKSFYSDGKLKAEMNFNGGKLEGISKQYFPSGKIEFEETYIDSLLDGLKTWYYENGEISKYCFYKRGKLSGLYVTYYPNSFVKSEAKYDNDMLISEIKYDEKGKIIK; encoded by the coding sequence ATGAAATTCAATATTCGTTTAATAATGCTTTTTCTGCAATTAGTTACGATACTAGTTTTTTCTCAGGAGAAGGATTTCGAAATAAAAAAAACTTATTTCCCAAATGGTACAGTTAAAACCGAAGGTGAATACCGTCTTGGAAAACGCGAAGGAATTTTTAAAGAATTTTATGATGATGGAAAACTCTGGAAGGATTGGCAGTTTGTTGATGATAAGGAAGAAGGGATTCATCGGTGGTATTTCAAAAGCGGGAAAGTACAATTGGAATGGAATTATATTCATGGAAAATTGGAAGGAATTTCCAATTGGTTTTATGAAACTGGAGAGCTTTTAGCAGCTCAAAATTATATTAATGATAAATTGGAAGGCATAACAAAAACATATTATAAAAGTGGTGCGTTGATGGGATTATGGAACTACAAAGGCGGTCGGCTGGATGGATTATCACAAACATTTTTCGAAAACGGAAAAGTAGAAGTAGAACGGCATTATGGTGATGGAAGGATGGAGGGTCCTAATCGGGTTTATTTCGATTTTGGAAAACTCGCGCTTGAAGCAAATTACAAAAATGATAAACTCGATGGCACTTCAAAACTTTTTTATCCTGATGGTTCCACCAAAGTAATTGATTCTTATATAGACGGACAAATAATAAAACGGATCCGGTATGACATAGTTGGAAAATTTGATAAAGTTGAAGAAACCTTCAAGGATTATTATGACAATGGCTATCTAAAATCAGAAACAAACTTTAAGGATGGCGTTAAACATGGCTTGAACAAATCTTATTACCCGGATGGATATATTGAATCAGAATATAATTATAACAAAGGCAGACTTGACAGTACCTGCATTGCCTACTATGACAGTGGAACTGTAAAATCAATTATGAAATTTGATAATGACTTAAAATTTGGAGTGAACCAAGAATTTAATAAAGAAGGAATTCTTCTTTTAGAAATGAATTATAACAAAGGCGTTTTAGTTGGCATTTCTAAATCTTTTTATTCAGATGGCAAATTAAAAGCTGAAATGAATTTTAATGGTGGAAAGCTTGAAGGAATATCGAAACAATATTTTCCAAGTGGTAAGATAGAATTTGAAGAAACTTATATTGATAGTTTATTAGATGGACTTAAAACATGGTATTATGAAAATGGAGAAATCTCCAAATATTGTTTTTACAAAAGAGGAAAATTAAGTGGACTATATGTTACTTATTATCCCAACAGTTTTGTAAAAAGCGAAGCGAAGTATGATAATGATATGTTAATTAGTGAAATTAAATATGATGAGAAGGGGAAAATAATTAAATGA
- a CDS encoding acyl-CoA thioesterase translates to MFTYTTRVNFYDADPAGILFFANVFKLAHSTYEDFMARAKFKVNYFTGDKYAIPIIHTGADYIEPIFPDSTIKIQLSVTEVKNSSFVLMYDLLNSKDEVLAKCKTVHVFIEKNKWKKVNIPAEVKKHLRKYLVRN, encoded by the coding sequence ATGTTTACTTATACTACCAGGGTAAATTTTTACGATGCTGATCCTGCCGGAATTTTATTCTTTGCAAATGTTTTCAAACTGGCTCATTCTACTTATGAGGATTTTATGGCAAGGGCTAAGTTTAAAGTAAATTATTTTACCGGTGATAAGTATGCAATTCCAATAATTCACACGGGAGCTGATTATATTGAACCAATCTTTCCTGATTCTACAATTAAAATTCAGTTATCTGTTACAGAAGTAAAAAATTCATCTTTTGTTTTGATGTACGATTTGTTGAACTCCAAGGATGAAGTGCTTGCGAAATGTAAAACAGTGCACGTTTTTATTGAGAAAAACAAATGGAAAAAGGTAAACATTCCAGCTGAAGTAAAAAAGCATTTGCGGAAATACCTGGTTAGAAATTAA
- the menE gene encoding o-succinylbenzoate--CoA ligase → MIIDFLNKNSDSILNNPVIYFDNVVISYREFEERILIATNKLISLGINQGTHVTLISENNLDSITILFSLWNISAVPIPLNIRLIDDELDNLIIHSESEFILVHQNLKKRLTNNSASIRKIIFPLSEDYNNEIPFCENSFKENNTALIIYTSGTTNLAKGVMLSFHNLISSALTSSSHFNFQNNDKWLVSLPLYHIGGIQILFRAIIFGSSVIIPKSLKTEDLINAIVEFKPTQISLVPTTLNRLIEKNISPYSELRNVFLGGGPSDEILLKRAIELGWNVIKVYGSTETSSMVTSVCINENPEKINSSGKSLGSNIIKIVDDKNNRLPQNQTGEIVVCGNSVMQGYWNDPEETNKRSINNEYFTSDIGYLDSDGYLYIDSRRDDIIISGGENINPTEIEQEIFKYPNVREVCVVGLKDNEWGQIVAAAIVPITPEKILSADLLKFLKCKLAGFKLPKQFLVLQQLPKTQLGKIKREEVRLLFEDNKNFNF, encoded by the coding sequence ATGATCATTGATTTCCTAAATAAAAACTCAGATTCTATCCTTAACAATCCCGTAATATATTTTGATAATGTTGTAATTAGCTATAGAGAATTTGAAGAAAGAATTTTGATCGCTACAAATAAATTGATTTCTCTGGGTATTAATCAAGGAACACACGTTACTTTAATTAGTGAAAATAACCTAGACTCAATAACAATTCTTTTTTCTCTCTGGAATATTTCCGCAGTTCCAATTCCACTTAACATCCGGCTAATAGATGATGAACTGGATAATTTAATAATTCATTCCGAATCAGAATTTATTTTGGTTCATCAAAACCTAAAAAAGAGATTAACAAACAACTCTGCTTCTATAAGAAAAATTATTTTCCCTTTATCGGAAGATTATAACAATGAAATTCCTTTTTGTGAAAATAGTTTTAAAGAAAATAATACAGCTTTGATTATTTACACTTCCGGAACTACTAACTTGGCAAAAGGAGTTATGCTTTCTTTTCACAATTTAATTAGTAGTGCACTTACCTCAAGTTCACATTTTAATTTTCAGAATAACGATAAATGGCTTGTCAGCCTTCCTTTATATCATATTGGCGGGATTCAGATATTATTTCGCGCAATCATTTTTGGTTCGTCTGTAATTATTCCTAAATCGCTAAAAACCGAAGACTTAATAAACGCTATAGTTGAATTTAAGCCGACACAAATTTCGCTTGTTCCAACAACTTTAAATCGGTTGATTGAAAAAAACATTTCTCCATACTCAGAACTTCGGAATGTATTTCTTGGAGGTGGTCCAAGTGATGAGATTTTATTGAAGCGAGCAATCGAATTGGGTTGGAATGTAATAAAGGTTTATGGCTCAACCGAAACTTCATCGATGGTTACTTCAGTATGTATAAATGAAAATCCAGAAAAAATAAATTCCTCGGGAAAATCTTTAGGTTCAAATATCATAAAAATTGTTGATGACAAAAATAACCGACTTCCACAAAATCAAACTGGTGAAATTGTTGTTTGTGGAAATTCTGTAATGCAAGGATATTGGAATGATCCGGAAGAAACTAATAAGCGTTCAATCAACAACGAATATTTTACCAGCGACATTGGTTACCTGGATTCTGATGGATATTTATATATCGATTCGAGACGAGATGATATTATAATTTCCGGTGGGGAAAATATTAATCCAACAGAAATTGAGCAGGAAATATTTAAATATCCAAACGTTAGGGAAGTTTGCGTTGTAGGATTGAAAGACAACGAATGGGGACAAATAGTTGCGGCAGCTATTGTTCCGATAACACCTGAAAAAATATTATCTGCTGATTTATTGAAATTCCTTAAATGCAAACTAGCTGGATTTAAATTACCCAAGCAATTTTTAGTATTACAGCAACTACCCAAAACTCAGCTTGGTAAAATCAAACGAGAAGAAGTTCGTCTTTTGTTTGAAGACAACAAGAACTTTAATTTCTAA